From Solanum lycopersicum chromosome 4, SLM_r2.1:
ATTAGCATAGAATGTATCATACATACTGGCATTCTGCTCCACGGAGAAGAAATAGCGTTGATATAAAAGTGAAATAATACATTTACGAATGATGTTGCTGTTGTTATACCTTTGAAATCGCCCAGATACTAAAGTGAATGATGTATTCATCCTTTGTCATCCCTCCATTTCCAACCTCAAGCATGTCGGGATCTGTTTGGAATGTGTGAAGACAATATAACGAAGTAAAATGGAAGTGTCCTCTATAATAAGTGAACGTTTAGATAATATGGTCACACGTTCTAACAATCGCATCATTCCATGAACAATCATCAGGCCCACACGTGAAAAGGCGTGTTGAGACTTGAGATACATCTAAATACTAACCATTCCAGCCACCAGGCCTTGCATAATCTGCATAAACTTCATTCTGGTCTGCTCTAGAAATCATGCTGTCAAAAGAAGGAAAGACAAATACAAGGTATTTAACTACTCCCGATGACATTTTGGTCCATTCAACATATCTTTTAGTTGAATACAGacaaattgaaacggagagAGTATAGTACCTTTCCCATGTATCACTGATATCGTTCGTAGTTCTCCAGCTGTTACCTAATTTACCACCCCACAATGCTGGATGCAAATCGCCCCTATTCGAGAGAAATAGGTGTATAGGATCATTAACAATACTGTGAAAATGAGAGCAGGGAACCACAAAAAGGGCTTATTAAGGAAGACATTGTCACCATTCACAAAGATTAAAGAAGATAGGCCTTCCAACTTTCATTAGAGCTCTCGTCATAACAGGGTATCTGCAGAAGAAATGGATCCCCGTCAAGAAGACAAGTTCGAGTGGAATCTGTTACACATGATTTCGCGATACATACCTAACAGTTGGCTTTGTTCCATCGTGGTTGCAGTTATCGTACTTCAAATAATCAATACCCTGAATGAAAATATCGTTATCAACAACTATGTTCGAATTGTTTTACAATCAAGATTGATCACGATACTTATACTCATACTTACCCATGCTGCAAAAGTTGTTGCATCTTGTTCCTCATGACCAAGTGAACCAGGCATTTTCTTGCTACAAGTATAATACCTGCAGAATCCTTAAACGTTGAAATTCAATATCATCGATTATCTTTTCAAAACGAATGTCATGAGCATGTTCAAGTTACCCTGCATCCGAGTAGATTCCTAGCTTAAGACCTTTACTATGAACATAGTCAGCTAAAGCTTTCATTCCAGAAGGAAATGTCGAGTTCTTAGCTGCAAAATTTCCCTAGAATTCGAAGATCAAATTAGCAAGGAAGAACGTTCATAAACACGATTTCCAGTTGAGACAAAAGTACCTGATCATCGCGTTGAGGTTCAGCCCAGCAATCATCTAGAAAGTGTCAAACACATGATATTAGTAACTACTGTAACAGCATGATCAGATGCAGATATGGATCGAGCTTATAAGTCGTTGGTGCTAGCTAGTGTTACATTCTCATCTACGTACAGGATATCGAAAACAAAATCTTGAAAGTTGGGTATATCATAAGAGATTCACACACGATGACTAAATCTACATCGATCTTAAGTCAAAGACGTACCTATGTTAACATACTTATATCCGAGCTTATCAAGACCAGTTGAAACCAACGCATCGGCTGTCAATCAAAACAAACGTTCAATAATATACAGATgaatatgaatgtgtgattgttaaataaaacaaatacagTTACCAGTTTCTCTTATGACTTTCTCATCAATGTTGCAGGCAAAATGATTCCAACTACTCCACCTGAAACACAAATTTTGCTATTGTTAGTTAAAATCGCCGAAACCTAAACAGATTAACTGACCGtgcaaaaaaataacatatccAATATAATTTCACATGTGGGATCTGGAGAGGTTAGTGTGTATGGGGTAGAAAGGTTTCTGATCGGCCTTTAGCTCAAGGATAGCAATTCAAAGtagtttaagaaacaaaaaatacgAAAATAGACAATTAATATGGAAAGCATAATGTATCATTCGGAAAGAAAAggacaataacaacaacaaaataaaacaaaacatatattAACAGAAATCAAAGAACTACGagaataatactaatactactTGTACGAAATGAGAAGCATGTATGGTGC
This genomic window contains:
- the LOC101249542 gene encoding alpha-galactosidase 1; this encodes MELRLGIKLILALCLLISAEYGGYSHRTTAEMRWPERKQRKVKEDLFVKRRSLLNNGLGSTPPMGWSSWNHFACNIDEKVIRETADALVSTGLDKLGYKYVNIDDCWAEPQRDDQGNFAAKNSTFPSGMKALADYVHSKGLKLGIYSDAGYYTCSKKMPGSLGHEEQDATTFAAWGIDYLKYDNCNHDGTKPTVRYPVMTRALMKVGRPIFFNLCEWGDLHPALWGGKLGNSWRTTNDISDTWESMISRADQNEVYADYARPGGWNDPDMLEVGNGGMTKDEYIIHFSIWAISKAPLIIGCDVRNLSHDTMEILANKEVIAVDQDELGVQGKKVRMEGDLEIWAGPLSGYRVALVLLNRGPQRYEITANWDDIGIPPNSVVIARDLWEHKTLETKFVGNLTATVNSHACKMYVLKPIA